Proteins found in one Ptychodera flava strain L36383 chromosome 16, AS_Pfla_20210202, whole genome shotgun sequence genomic segment:
- the LOC139114589 gene encoding allograft inflammatory factor 1-like, which yields MTTAQDHQGGKAWGQLKRKQAEKIDEENQEIIREDIYVEVEDLEEKLESFKVKFIDFDVDDSGDLGIMDLKLMMEKLGQAKTHLELKKMIAEIDTNNSGTINYREFVSMMLGKKNSILKIILMFEEKAKANNDKPKGPPPKKTFDDLP from the exons ATGACTACCGCACAAGACCATCAAG gagGGAAGGCATGGGGACAGTTGAAGAGAAAGCAAGCAGAAAAAATCGATGAAGAAAACCAG GAGATCATCAGGGAAGATATATATGTAGAGGTGGAGGACCTTGAAGAAAAACTGGAATCATTCAAAG TTAAATTTATTGACTTTGATGTTGACGATTCTGGTGATTTAG GTATCATGGACCTCAAACTCATGATGGAAAAGCTTGGACAGGCCAAGACACACTTGGAACTGAAGAAGATGATTGCAGAAATTGACACAAATAATTCAGGCACCATCAACTACAGGGAGTTTGTATCCATGATGCTCGGCAAAAAGAATTCAATTTTGAAGAT AATTTTGATGTTCGAAGAAAAAGCGAAGGCAAATAATGACAAGCCTAAAGGACCACCACCAAAGAAGACCTTTGATGATCTGCCGTGA